One window of the Thermotoga sp. genome contains the following:
- a CDS encoding YraN family protein encodes MRSLLKVGLKNPYQFEEFAKEYLQEHGFRAVRMTRRSKDFGADIIAKKHGKTVVFQVKMRSSAVEKDVVKELVAAAYIYGASEVGIFTNGEISRGLEKELEVVESVGGFIKKVHVVKNLTLPIS; translated from the coding sequence GAAGAATCCCTATCAATTCGAGGAGTTCGCAAAAGAATATTTGCAGGAACACGGTTTCAGAGCGGTGAGAATGACACGCAGGAGTAAAGACTTTGGCGCGGACATCATCGCAAAAAAGCACGGAAAAACTGTTGTTTTCCAGGTGAAAATGAGAAGCTCTGCCGTGGAAAAGGACGTTGTCAAAGAGCTCGTAGCGGCGGCGTACATTTATGGTGCCAGTGAAGTGGGCATCTTCACCAACGGTGAGATATCGCGCGGACTTGAAAAAGAACTGGAAGTAGTTGAATCTGTTGGAGGATTCATAAAGAAGGTGCACGTTGTGAAAAACTTGACACTCCCAATTTCCTAA